A single window of Drosophila suzukii chromosome 3, CBGP_Dsuzu_IsoJpt1.0, whole genome shotgun sequence DNA harbors:
- the LOC118877415 gene encoding uncharacterized protein, translated as MTLMEAVPPLGLRIGFRQKLFRWKESEGGDEDRIAPLPSFVKPDVKAPLKFILNKSLHSLLNESRKGMKILEHEETHLCLPQVLRDELISIIIEEAMLEHITISVPDFQALLEEICFVLPSQINVKIDIDFDLMYPGKGFHLLSKWQEFRQKIMCYYEDNIINEHCKAQLLLVKNCTNIDAQDFIIATLLNAVLPSSARFKNEDGKFTRKATILDAQESFVLRLVTINDLDIQLDRVINMYYSSGLKLHPIIIVVGPFDCEINELFLYFDGNLISGPNVHI; from the exons ATGACATTAATGGAGGCAGTGCCTCCATTAGGTCTGCGCATAGGGTTTAGACAAAAACTCTTCAGATGGAAGGAGTCTGAG GGTGGAGATGAAGACCGAATTGCGCCACTACCCTCTTTTGTCAAGCCAGACGTCAAGGCTCCCCTAAAGTTCATTTTGAATAAAAGTTTGCACTCCTTACTTAATGAGTCTCGAAAGGGCATGAAGATTTTGGAACACGAAGAGACTCATCTTTGTCTTCCCCAAGTGCTTCGGGACGAACTTATTTCTATTATAATAGAAGAGGCCATGCTCGAACACATTACGATTAGCGTTCCAGATTTCCAAGCCTTGCTAGAGGAAATATGTTTTGTTCTCCCAAGCCAGATAAACGTTAAG aTTGATATTGATTTCGACCTTATGTATCCTGGAAAAGGTTTTCATTTGCTTTCAAAGTGGCAAGAATTTCGGCAAAAAATAATGTGTTATTACGAAGACAACATCATTAATGAACATTGCAAAGCCCAACTCTTGCTTGTTAAAAACTGCACCAACATAG ATGCCCAGGACTTCATAATCGCCACATTGCTGAATGCTGTTTTGCCCTCATCAGCCCGCTTCAAGAATGAAGATGGAAAATTTACAAGgaaagctacaatactggacGCGCAGGAGAGTTTCGTGCTGAGACTAGTAACTATTAATGACTTAGATATTCAATTGGACCGAGTCATAAACATGTATTACAGTTCGGGTCTTAAATTACATCCTATTATTATTGTAGTTGGTCCTTTCGATTGTGAGATCAAcgaattatttttatattttgatggaAATTTAATAAGTGGCCCaaatgtacatatataa